The Marinomonas sp. CT5 genome contains the following window.
ACGAGGGAACTGCCATGACAATGCTGTTGCTGAAAGCTTTTTCCAGCTTTTAAAGAGAGAACGAGTGAAGCGGAAGATTTACTCGACAAGGAGCGAAGCAAAACAAGACATTTTTAATTATATCGAAATGTTTTATAACCCTGTCAGACGCCACAGTGCCAATGATATGCTGTCACCTGTTGAGTATGAAAAACTGTTCGAAAAGATGATTGAGAAGTGTCTACTGAACTAGTGGCGATTCATACTCGTATGATCTTGTTGATGCAATAAAAGACAAAGTCTGTCGGATGCCTCAGATCACCGCAATTGATATTGAAAAAGTAACAGTAAAAGGGTTAGGTAAATTTGAAACCTACACTAGTTTGCAGTCATTGCTAAACGAGGGTGAAGTAAGCTATCAAACTGTGATCAGACATCCTGAAGTCATCAAACACTTACTTTCATTAAGCGTTCATCGGCTGAATATTCTTAGAAAGAGCTCATCTAATGCTGGCGGCTTAATAGTCGCATCTTCATACGAACATGCTTTACAGATTCAATCCATTCTATTGGACCTCTTCAATAAAGAGTCTACTTTAGTATCCTGTAGGCATGATGACTCACCAGAGCTTATTAACCGTTTCCGTAAAAACAACAGCGAATGGATAATCAGTATTGCCATGATCAGCGAAGGGACAGACATACCAAGGCTGCAAGTTTGCTGTAGTCTTACCGATGTCACTACTGAACTTTACTTCCGTCAGATCCTTGGGCGCATCATACGAATGACCAAAGATCAGCCACCTATCGCTAATATGTACATGTTGGCAGAGCCAAACTTGGTGGAGTTCGCAGAGCGGCTGAACAAAGCAATCCCCGGCACTTACAACTATCAAAAAACAGAAGAATTGCTGAATAGTATAGACACTCCAGACTCAAAAAATGGTGGTAGTCGAAACTCATACAGAGACGACGTTTTGCAACCCGAGACTGATCTTGGTGAATTTATCTTGAGTAACGATCATGATCTATTGAAACAGACATGCTTGAATGAACTGACAATGTCTTCATTCAGATCGAAAATCATTTCTTACTATTTATAGGAATTCGCCACTCTTGAAATCCCGCCTCATTTTTGGTCGAAAAATCGTGCTTTCTCCCTTGTGACAAAAATTCACTTGGTCATTACCCCACAACTCAGATTTAATAAAAAACCTCACAAATCAATTATATGATTAATTTTTAGAAGATGAAGCTTTGTTGTTTTATGTCATACCTCTATAGGAAAGTAGCCAATTATAAGAAAACATATAATTTATAAGAAAAAATATAATTGCATATAATTGGTATACTAAAAGAGGGATGAGTCGAGTGGTAAAATAATCTGACATAACTCTCGGCATTATTTGCTCTATGTAATTTGAATTATTGTAGCTTCCTGTTAGAGTAAAAACCTTCAAGATTATCAGGGTTCACTATGAATGCAGGTGAGATTGGCGCAGCCGCAGGGCGAATATTTAACTACAAAGCGCCGCTTAATTGGATTATCCGCAGTCAAGAAGACCAGGATGATCATGGTATTGATTGTGAAATTGAGCTGAAAGATTCAAACGGTAAAGCTCTTGGTCAAGAGAGCGTGTTTAAAATTCAGCTTAAAGGTCAAGAGAACTGTTCATTTATTGAGGACGGACAGAAGCTGTCTTTCTCGGTCTCTCGCGCCCGTCTTCAGTATTATCTCAAGTTCAATATTCCAGTGATATTGGTGGTTGTTGAAGTGTCTAGCGAAGAGATTTACTGGGTTTCTGTGACTGACAATCAAGAGATCTTGGAGAAAGTAAGAGACTCATCAACTGATACTTTGACTGTTCATTTACCTGTTGAAAATAAGCTAGAAAGAAACGATTCCACAGCATTTGATAAATTGCTTGTGGCTGTTCAAGAATGTTGGAACTTTCTGTCTTTAAGAGATCTTAAGCTTGCGGTTAACAATTGTAAAACCCTGCAACCAGAAGCTTTAAATACATGTATCGAACAAGTTGGTGATGCTTTGTTCAAGGCTTACCATATCAAGTTAGAGCAGTTGATGGTTAGAGGGGCATACTCCCAAGTGTTTAAACAAGCGAGTGATCTTATTAACTCTCCAGTCGTACCGTCAAAAGACAGATTCATTGCGGCTTTGTACTACTTTTTTGCTTTTGATATTCAGCCCTACACACAACTTAAAAGCGATGAAGCTTTAGAGAAGCTAAAGCTATGTGATTATCTTGTACGCAGCGCTAGAGAGCAAAGAGAGTCAGCTTACCGTCTAACTGCGATAGCTAAAGCCAGATGTACAGTGTTCTTTATTAAAATTGAACAGTTGAATGCACTTCATCATACAAGTGATCACTTCGAAACAGATAGCTTTGAATTTTTGTATATGAATCGAGCAGCTAACACTCAATACCATGAAGCGTGCGTGCGTTTACAGAAAATCATTAACTTGTGCCATCGCTTGATTAGACAAAGTCAGTTCAACATTTTGGCTGATGTGATGAAAGACTTAACAATGTCTATTGGCATGTTTAAGTCGATTCACAAGGCTCGGGGTACGGATGATGCGATTACATTTCTAGACGAGTGGTTTGAAAGCATGATCTACATGTCTTTAACTTATCTGGCAATGGTTAAAGATCTTGGAAAAATTGAACACTTGTATCTATTCATTAGCATACAAAAAGAGCTAAAAGAAATTGTTCAGTTTGATATGAGAAAGTTGATTCTCGAACATTTCCCTGACTCACACGAGTTCCTTGACTGTCTGGATCATATAATTGCTAACCAGAAGAAACCAGAGCCACTTTTTGAAACCAGCATTGAAGAGCAAAAGCAATTCTTTGCTGATATGGCTAAAAACCTTGGTATGGATCCAGACGATCCTACTTCGAGAGAGGGACAGTTCGTCTCAATAGGTTTAGCCAACTATGACCCTACGAATGTTATTGGTCATTGTGAGCATATGTTTGTTGATTACCGACCGAGAGGGATGATAGCCCAGCAGTTAAGAATGCACTCTCTAAGTATGTCTATCATGACTTGCTTAAAGCATAAGCATACTGTTGGAACTGGTAACTTGCTAATCAAGGCATTCGATAACTCTGATGGATCAGAGTTTGCGTTAGGATTTAAGCAAAGCCATTGTGATAAGTGCTGTGATTGCTCACCAAGAGCAGATGATTGGGTTTGGAATTTGAAATGGCATCAAGAAGAACGCACAAAGCATGTCGATTGGCTTGATAAGATAGACTTTTAAACAACTTAAGCAATCCATCTAGAAATCAAAATAGAGATGCGATCACCTCTATATGGGCAATTTAAGCTGCGTCTACTTCCTACTTCAGCTTCTGACTTTTTGTCACAATTTATAGGGGTTAACCATTGGATACTTTATTCGCTAGCAGCATAACTTCCGATTTGTCTAACGCTTTCTTTTACTGTCCTAAGGATGGAGTTCCATCTATTCAGGTAGGTAAACCCATGGCTGGAGATATAGTTTTCTGGCTCAAATATAATAATGAAGATGTAAACAGATGTGCTAGTAGACTGATTAAAGAGCTAGGTCATGAATTGGGTGTCAATAATATTCAGAGCGCAAAGAAGATACTTCTAAAATTCTGCTCGGATGCATTTAATACGATTGATGCGGATTTTTTTTCGTTAACTAGTCTGGATGAGCCGGTAAGTACCATATTCTCACAACAGCATCGCAATATTCTAAGTGATTTGTTTGTAGACCACATCGACTCTCAAAAAACTCTTAAACCTTACGTCTACACTATTCGGTATGCTAATACAGACGGGGTGCATAGGTTCACTAATAACTTATGTATTTATGGCTCAGGTCAAATAGAAAACCTACTTGGCGATATGAGAGCGCGAACTGGAATAAACTATCCTTTAGAAGCACAGGATGATAAAAACTTGCGCCGTATTCCTATCGGGAGATACAAGCTACAGTCTGATAGTTCTGCTGTTTTGGTTTATGCACGCTCAAAAAATGAAGCAGTCGAAGAGTTAGACAGGTTATTTGGTGCACTATGCGCGACTATCGATAATCCTTTGAGAATCAATAATGAAATAGTTGATTGTAGAATAAATTCTTTTGATTCGATGGACATTACCACAAGCACAATAAGATCGAACCTACCTTCTGTTTATGAGATAAATCTGAGAGATGAAGTTGTTAGCAATCTACAGAAGATTTTTTCTTCTCCCCCTAAGAGAATGAAATCTGCGCTATCTTTTATCGCTCATGGGTGGACCCTTGATAAACGCGAGAGTTTCCTAAACCAATTTATTGCGTTAGATGCACTGTATGGTACAAACAAAAGTAACAAGGCATCTATAGTTGGTGGGGTGAGTAGAGACGCATGTGATATCGTAGGTATCGAATCAAAAATAAAAACTATTTACGATTTGAGGAGTAAGTTTGTACATGGGGAGATATCAATATTCTCAGACCATGACAAATACCAAAAATTTGTTGATGAACACGGTATCGACCCAATTGAATCATTGTTTGAGATTGTAAGAGTATGCGTTATCAACTATCGAGGAGAATACAAGGTAGAACAACCTGATACGGTTAACCTTCGAGTACCCAAAGGACTAGTTGAAGAGTTTAATAAGAAGATAAGCGAATATTGCAGAACATAGAATATTCACAAACTGATTTGTACTATCAAAACTGGACACCAAGTTAAGTGATTTTTCCATACCTGTACTTATTCATGGAATGCTGATTTAGCACATCCATTAACACATTTTTGTTACATTTTGGGGGAAATCTTGAACATTCCAGATTATAAATTTAAAGAGTGGGTTCCATTTGATAGCTACAAAGAGATCGATGGAATAGGATTTCCTGGGGTTTATATTCTGGCTCACTTCACAAGAAAGCCTTATTCTGAGCCGTGCACAAGTTCATCAAATATCGTTTATGTAGGCGAAACTACAGGTCAAACAATTTCAAAGCGGTTATATCAATTTAAACAGTCTGCATTTTTACGTAAGAGAGCCCACAGTGGAGGATGGTCTTATTCAGATAAGTACCTTAAAGGTAAAATAAGTCGGGAGTCTCCTAATAAATTATACGTAGCTATTTTGCCTGTTGATAGGCCATATAAGGAAAGCAAAGCATATATAAAGCTTGTAGAGCGTTTAGTCATTTGGGATTTTTTTCAAAAAAATAAAGCTTATCCAAGCTGCAACACAGCATAAGATATAACAAACGAGTATGGACTCAACATACTTTTCCTAATCTGACAGAAATGATTTAGTGTAATAGTTCTAGCTCATTTATGCCCCAAAATGAGTCAGCATTCCTCCTTGTGACAATGCAAACATATTATATTTACATTACTTGAATTTATGGAAAGCAAGATGCGACCCATTACTCACGAAGGGCAAAACACCTACCTTTATAACACATTGTAACTACTTAATTTTTTCGGGGTATCGACAAGGATTACACTGTGTAATTTGTGGTTTTTTCGCTTGTGCGTAATGTACGCATTACCAGTGTATTTAGCTTCAAGCTTTGGATTTTCTAGCAAGGTTTTTACGTACTCATCTAGGTGGTTTATTTTTCTATCTGTAGAGTTTTTAACACTAAAATAGTTCGACAGTTTAGCTGTGTATTCTTTATGAACTTCGTAAAGGTTTTGATTCCGAGTAAGAACAAGATGTACTCTGAGCTTAGACGAGAGTTCACTAAATACTGATTCTGAAACAGGTAAAGCAATTGCCTTATTTAGCTTTGTATCCAATTTAAACTCATCTGTATCACAGTTCAAAGCTAATGGATTGAATGTAAAAGAAATGACTTTGAGAAAGTCATCGTCAGATACACCTAAGTCTTTATAGATTAGGTAGGTAACTAACATTCTCAACTTCCAGTATATTTTACTTACTTCGTCTGTAGTGAATTTTTCTATTTCACCATGAGCGGCCCTATCTCTGACATCCTTAATAACATGTAGGTCTTCACTCGACAGGAACACCTCTGTAACATGATTACCTATGTGATTTAGGTACCTCTTAACTTTTTGCTTAAATGTTGCAGCAGAACGATTAGGTAAGGCTTCCCTAAGTACTTTAACATTACTCAAATCAGCCAGAATACCTTTTGAAAAAGTTTTGACCAACTCTGTATCACCAGATATCAAGTCTGAGAGTTTACCCATTAATTCGGTATACTTATCTTCATCGAGCATTGTATCAAGATTCAGTTGATCTACTTTATGGCTGCAATACTTATCGAGAATGGCTGTATAGAGCATGGTTTCATACTCTAAAACTCCATTGAAATTGTATAAAGGTATTGTTCGTGACCAGATATTCTCAAATTCAAACGTATTTTTTACGAAGTATGACTCACAAATTTTTACAAAATGCTCTCTCAATCGGTCTGCCAACATGAAACTGTTTGGGTATGATAGATCATGTTCAGAAGTATCTTTTACTGTTGGGATGTATAACGTTCCTCTATTTTCATCATCCGACACTTCGATTTTGGACACTTTGATTGGAAAACCTGTAATCCAAGTAAAAAGGTTTTTAGACTTATACAGGTACTTTTCTATTTCGCTGAAAGTTATGGCATTTTCAAATTCAAAAAACAGAGTCATCGAGCTAGTGAACTGAAAGCCATCTTTGGTTGATGTGTTAGAGAGTCGATAGTATTGACGCAATCCAACCTTAATAGTTTGGTCATCTTTCAATACTGTGGCTTCCATCGGCTCTATAGTGACATTTCCACTCAGGTCACCATTCTGTTCTAGATTTCTTGAGATTTCGTTGTTGAAATACGCTGCTAGTTCAGGGAATGTGAAGTATACTTTTTTTAGTTTGGTTGTTTCTGCTTTACCTGAATATACATATCGAAACAACTTGGATGAGTGCGTTCCAGAATTAATACCGCCTGACAAAAGATATTTTTGAGCTAACTGTTCAGTAAAATCCTCTACCTGAACAACATCTTCATTATTTTCATAAAAATATGAATGCTTGCTAACATGAGATAGCATAGGGATCTTTCCGTACCCAATCTTAAGCTTGCAGTACTCACCTTCGTTAATTCGAACATTTAATTCTAAATCTTCAGTTAGTCGTAAATCCAAAATTCCACCAAATATCCAACCATACACATAGGAATCTTACCGAACTTTTTCTCTTTGGCCATCCATTTCCGAGTATATCTATAATAGACAAGGATATTTTGGCACCACATTGTAAGTTGCAATACGTATTGCTATCTGTGCGTTGCTAATTTAGAAAAGTCTCTGACACGTTTCTGTCCAGAAATGAGTTACAGCTAGTATGAAACTTTAATACTCAGTTATCGCTCGATTCAGACTTGGTAGTAGCAATTAGCATGAATCTTTATTTTTAGTCACTTTTAATCCAAAACGGTACGAACAGGGTTACTTGGTTGTTTAGTGTGAGACTTTATTAATCTCCTACAATTTTATGTATTTATAAATTCAAATTAGCAAGTTAAGAAGGTAACTATTTCTTCGACTTGCATTGCTACTGGCCTCTGTAATTGCAATGAAATCTTCCTGACTTCCTACTATGTGAATTTCACTCTCTGCACGAGTAATGGCTGTATACAGCCATGCACGATCGACGATTCTGCCTTTACTCAATGCAATGATCACTCGTGGAAATTGTGAGCCTTGAGCCTTATGTAAAGTGATGGCGTAACCCAGCTCCATACAGTCTAAAACGTCTTGTGAGATTTGTATTCTGTTGCCGGTATCCAGTGTTACATCACCAAAATATGTTTCAGCCAACTCATCTGAGTCATCCTGTTCTGGCTCAACGCCACTAAGAACGCCAAGGCTGCCGTTCTGGATACCTCTATGATAAAGGTTTTTCGTAAACAATACGGCATCGTTCAGCCGTAGATTCAAGAAGAACTCTTCAGAATGGATGGTGAATCTAAGCATTTCGCCATGGCCATTTACTGCCAATTGAACCTTGTTGTTTATCTCAGATACCATACTTCTGGTAGGAGCAATAATTCGGCTATTTTCAGGGCTTTCACAATACAGGCGACAACACCTATTCGTTATTTCGCTTTTATTAGCCTCATGGAAAAATATAGAGGCGGTAGAAAGCCTCGGTGGAATCTCCCCCTGATTAATGAGCTTTGAGTACTCAGGGATGCCGGTACTTCCTTCCTGACGTTTCACAATATCAAGCATGGTGTTGGCTATTCGTTTTGAGTGAACGATATCAGCCAATACTTTTCCGCATCCAATAGGCGGCAGTTGATCCGGATCACCCGTTAATACGATCCGTACAGATGGATGTATATGCGTAACAATCCGATACATGGTCGGTAAATCAACCATGCTTGCTTCATCAATCACCAATAGGTTCTTATCGCTATCTGTGCTGTCCAATGGTGGATTTCTCAAAAAGCCAGCAATAGTCATCGTCGTGAAGCCTATAGACTCATGTAGACGCATTGCAGCTCGACCACTTAGTGCTACGGCATGGATGGCATAACCCATTAAACTAAAGGCTCTAAGCGCTGTTCTGAGTACTGTCGTTTTACCCGTTCCGGCCCCTCCGGTTATACAGGCTACAGCATTATCTATGCATGTTCCCACTGCTTCTTTTTGCTTTGCTGTTAGATCATAAGGTAATTCTTTGAGGGCCGCACGGTAAGCTTGGCTGGCTTTTCGGTCATACAAACCGTCAATGTCAGCCATTGTTAACAGACGTTTGGCAACGGTAGACTCCATTAATAGTTGAGCGGTTGGGTGATACGTCAGAGTGTCATTATTCAGCAGAAATTGAGCTTTATCGTGTCCTGCTTTGCAGGCGCTTGCGACTAACTCGTTATTCTTCAGTAATTTGTTCAATGCAGGTACTAAGTCTTCCCGTTTAGTATAGGTATGTCCTTTTTCTACTTGCTTTCGTAGGGCAAATTCTAGAGCTGCACTAAGTCGTCTCTGATCATCAGCCGCAATTTCAAAAGTCCACTTTTTAATAAGGCCTTCAACATCATCAAAGGACATTCCGAATCCACATAGTAGGTAAGGGTTGTCCTGTATTGCGTCGACAGATTTGTCATCATGGAACTTGAGCAGTCGCTGTTGAATTGAAGCTGGAATACCACGCAGCGTCATCCAGTTGGTATGTTTGAGATTTTTATATTTCTCATACCCTTCGTAAAGCGCATCAATAGAATCCTCACTCAAAACCCCTTTAAGGCGATTTCTGGCTTCAAGTGTGTCAGTTTGCAGGGTTGAGTGGAAAGAGTTGCCTAGCAACGCCCATAGAGCTCTGGCCTTAACCTCTCCAATTCCTCTAAACGCTTTTTCTTTGGCGATGAACTGTATTAGCTGTTCACCTGACTCTGGCAGAGTACATTCAACATAATCTGGTGCTTCATAGATATGCTGGAGCATTAAGTAATCGCCTGTTGCCACTTCCTCAATACGTCTTGCGCCTTTGACCGTCCAATACTGACCAATTGCCAGTTGCACTGGGATTGATTCAGGATTTGCTTTGATAGTGACGTAATATTTACCGCTAGTGGTTTTATACGAATTTTTTTCCAGTGGTACACCGGTGAAGATAACTAGACTAGAAGAACTGTACGGAATGCTAGTTATCCTAACGTGGTCTTCATGAATGGCATTATTCATCGAGGCATGAACCCCATCTCAGACAGAGTTTCAGACAACTCACCGAATCGTTTCAAGCGAGACTCTAATTCTCTAACCTTGGCTTTAAGCTCTATGTTTTCAGCCTCTAATTGAGATAACCTTCTAGACTCCAGTTGCCTAGAGGCTTGACTAGCATCGTATTCCTTTGGGTTAGACTTCACTGTTTCAGACTCAGCTGTGAATGGCGGCAACACACCACGAGCCCTTAACTCAGTCTCAAGCTTCTCAAGAGCTTGTCTTAAAATAGGGTTCTGTGTCAGCGCCGATTTTCCACAACCAATAGCTTTGGCAACTTCGCCACGCTTTAACTGTCCTCGGTGGGCAATTTGAAGAAAGTCATCATCCGATTGGGTAGCCTTCCAAACTTCAAAGGAGTCGACGTTTTGCTGTGCTTTTTGCTGCCCGTTAGCCATTATTTTTCATCCCTTATGCGCATGATAGTCTGCCTGCTTACCTCGAATTCACGTGACAGTTTAGAAATACTCTCAGCTTTGAGGCGCTTACGTATCTGCTTTCTATCGTTCGCACCGATTTTAGGAGGCCTTCCCATATGCTGACCCGCTTGTATGGCGGCGGCTCGGCCTTCACTTGTTCTATCAAAGATTAAGTCACGTTCTAGTTGGGCGAAAACACCAATGAGTGAAACAATTGCTTGTGATAGGGCTGTGCGTTGGGATGTATCTAAAGCGCCATCCAGCGTTTTAAGGGAGGCATTCTTTTCATGAATTCTATCGATGGTTCTCAAAATAGCTTTTAGGGAACGGCCAAGCCTGTCTAGCCTTGTTACAACAACGACATCGTCATCACGCACATAATCAATCAGAGATTGAAGCTGAACATCGTTATCCTTTGAACTACCGCTGTATTTTCCTGAAAATATTTTCTGACACCCAGCGTTCTCTAGGGCAGCAACTTGTGAACTTAGGTCTTGCGCTATGGTGCTTACACGAGCATAACCAATCAAATGTGACATTAGATGTACCAAAGTTATAACTTTAGTACATTGTGAATTGAGTCCGTACTTTTATCAAATAAAATAAATAAGTACATGTACTTATTTATTGATATGACTTTTAGACTGTCCCAGACATCTATTAATGTTAAAATCCAGTTAAACAAAAAATTCGATTAAGCTGATCTCTGAACACGATTTGCTTAAAATCATCATTCGTTTGAGTGGCTCTCCAAATCTCATATGCCTCTAGATTTTGTTGCACCTTCTGTTGCCCACTTGCTTGTCATGTTTCCTCTCGCTATTGCATGATTTGAAGGTGAGTGCGTTATACATAGTTTGATTTTTTACTTATTACCGCTTTCAATGTTTTGTAAGGTCTTTTGAAACACATCCATGACACTCGGGTTAGTTTTGCCGATACTGGATAACTTTTGAATGAAAGCATGGAGCTTACCAATCTCCGAGTGTGCAACCGAAAGTTGCGCTTCCAATTGGATTACCTTTTCAGCTAAATCAACGTCTTTTTGTAAGTAAGAGATCAGTTCTTGATTTTCAGCCGAAACAGGCTTGCCCCTTAAAACTTGTTTTTTTTGCTTGTATTCGTGCTTGATATTGGCGTATTTGTCGAGCGTTTGTCTCGTGGTGGCAATGCCTAAGCTGGATTCTATTTTTGTGACTAATAAATCCCATGTTAACTTGCCTTCCCAACTTCGAATGAGGGCTTGTACGGATATTTGTTGTTCAGTTTCAAGTGATTTAATTGCCATATCATCCCCACTAGAGCGATCCTAAAAAGGCTAAGAAATTATTTGTGGCTTCGTCTTTACTTTTATCGTTTCTTGCCTCAATCGCGGCTTGAAGGGCTTGCTCGGCATCAGGTAGTGCTAACCTTTGCTCTTCTACCGTTTTTGTTTCTAAATTAGTGATTCTTATGCGGTTTGAACGAGTGAGTAATCGCACGCTACAGCCTGGTTTTATTGCATCATCGGATAACACTCCAATGAGATTTTTCAACATACAAGTGTTGTTATAATGAGTTTTGTACCACTTTTGCATTCCTTCACTTGTTTCAAAATTGTTAGCTTCCTGCACCTCTTCCAAACGATGTGTTTGTACCTTTAAATCCTTCTGGAGTAAGTCTATTGCTTTGCTATCATGTGTCACATGACAAGAAGATGAGCACAATGCACATTGGGTTTCAAAATCCGACATATAAGTACAGGGGGATATGGCGAGGTTTTGAGTACAAAATCCTGTCTCATGAATAAAAGTCGGCGTTTCATTGTTGATAGCTTCATTGAATTGATCCATGGTCTGAATACGAAGATTTACATTCTCTTCGATATTGCTTTCTAGCTCATTAGAGTAAGAAATATCTCCAATCACAAAAGCGTTCTGAGCATCAGTCGTATGGATATAGGTCAGTGTCTGTTCTGCGCTCTTTCTACCGGATAACATCGAAATAAGGTGGTGAGGCAAACCTTTTTTCGCTAGATAATCATTTTGCCAATGACGGAGTTGGTGTGGCTTT
Protein-coding sequences here:
- a CDS encoding DUF4365 domain-containing protein — encoded protein: MNAGEIGAAAGRIFNYKAPLNWIIRSQEDQDDHGIDCEIELKDSNGKALGQESVFKIQLKGQENCSFIEDGQKLSFSVSRARLQYYLKFNIPVILVVVEVSSEEIYWVSVTDNQEILEKVRDSSTDTLTVHLPVENKLERNDSTAFDKLLVAVQECWNFLSLRDLKLAVNNCKTLQPEALNTCIEQVGDALFKAYHIKLEQLMVRGAYSQVFKQASDLINSPVVPSKDRFIAALYYFFAFDIQPYTQLKSDEALEKLKLCDYLVRSAREQRESAYRLTAIAKARCTVFFIKIEQLNALHHTSDHFETDSFEFLYMNRAANTQYHEACVRLQKIINLCHRLIRQSQFNILADVMKDLTMSIGMFKSIHKARGTDDAITFLDEWFESMIYMSLTYLAMVKDLGKIEHLYLFISIQKELKEIVQFDMRKLILEHFPDSHEFLDCLDHIIANQKKPEPLFETSIEEQKQFFADMAKNLGMDPDDPTSREGQFVSIGLANYDPTNVIGHCEHMFVDYRPRGMIAQQLRMHSLSMSIMTCLKHKHTVGTGNLLIKAFDNSDGSEFALGFKQSHCDKCCDCSPRADDWVWNLKWHQEERTKHVDWLDKIDF
- a CDS encoding HEPN domain-containing protein: MDTLFASSITSDLSNAFFYCPKDGVPSIQVGKPMAGDIVFWLKYNNEDVNRCASRLIKELGHELGVNNIQSAKKILLKFCSDAFNTIDADFFSLTSLDEPVSTIFSQQHRNILSDLFVDHIDSQKTLKPYVYTIRYANTDGVHRFTNNLCIYGSGQIENLLGDMRARTGINYPLEAQDDKNLRRIPIGRYKLQSDSSAVLVYARSKNEAVEELDRLFGALCATIDNPLRINNEIVDCRINSFDSMDITTSTIRSNLPSVYEINLRDEVVSNLQKIFSSPPKRMKSALSFIAHGWTLDKRESFLNQFIALDALYGTNKSNKASIVGGVSRDACDIVGIESKIKTIYDLRSKFVHGEISIFSDHDKYQKFVDEHGIDPIESLFEIVRVCVINYRGEYKVEQPDTVNLRVPKGLVEEFNKKISEYCRT
- a CDS encoding HEPN domain-containing protein, whose product is MDLRLTEDLELNVRINEGEYCKLKIGYGKIPMLSHVSKHSYFYENNEDVVQVEDFTEQLAQKYLLSGGINSGTHSSKLFRYVYSGKAETTKLKKVYFTFPELAAYFNNEISRNLEQNGDLSGNVTIEPMEATVLKDDQTIKVGLRQYYRLSNTSTKDGFQFTSSMTLFFEFENAITFSEIEKYLYKSKNLFTWITGFPIKVSKIEVSDDENRGTLYIPTVKDTSEHDLSYPNSFMLADRLREHFVKICESYFVKNTFEFENIWSRTIPLYNFNGVLEYETMLYTAILDKYCSHKVDQLNLDTMLDEDKYTELMGKLSDLISGDTELVKTFSKGILADLSNVKVLREALPNRSAATFKQKVKRYLNHIGNHVTEVFLSSEDLHVIKDVRDRAAHGEIEKFTTDEVSKIYWKLRMLVTYLIYKDLGVSDDDFLKVISFTFNPLALNCDTDEFKLDTKLNKAIALPVSESVFSELSSKLRVHLVLTRNQNLYEVHKEYTAKLSNYFSVKNSTDRKINHLDEYVKTLLENPKLEAKYTGNAYITHKRKNHKLHSVILVDTPKKLSSYNVL
- a CDS encoding AAA family ATPase, which codes for MQLAIGQYWTVKGARRIEEVATGDYLMLQHIYEAPDYVECTLPESGEQLIQFIAKEKAFRGIGEVKARALWALLGNSFHSTLQTDTLEARNRLKGVLSEDSIDALYEGYEKYKNLKHTNWMTLRGIPASIQQRLLKFHDDKSVDAIQDNPYLLCGFGMSFDDVEGLIKKWTFEIAADDQRRLSAALEFALRKQVEKGHTYTKREDLVPALNKLLKNNELVASACKAGHDKAQFLLNNDTLTYHPTAQLLMESTVAKRLLTMADIDGLYDRKASQAYRAALKELPYDLTAKQKEAVGTCIDNAVACITGGAGTGKTTVLRTALRAFSLMGYAIHAVALSGRAAMRLHESIGFTTMTIAGFLRNPPLDSTDSDKNLLVIDEASMVDLPTMYRIVTHIHPSVRIVLTGDPDQLPPIGCGKVLADIVHSKRIANTMLDIVKRQEGSTGIPEYSKLINQGEIPPRLSTASIFFHEANKSEITNRCCRLYCESPENSRIIAPTRSMVSEINNKVQLAVNGHGEMLRFTIHSEEFFLNLRLNDAVLFTKNLYHRGIQNGSLGVLSGVEPEQDDSDELAETYFGDVTLDTGNRIQISQDVLDCMELGYAITLHKAQGSQFPRVIIALSKGRIVDRAWLYTAITRAESEIHIVGSQEDFIAITEASSNASRRNSYLLNLLI
- a CDS encoding VPA1267 family protein — translated: MANGQQKAQQNVDSFEVWKATQSDDDFLQIAHRGQLKRGEVAKAIGCGKSALTQNPILRQALEKLETELRARGVLPPFTAESETVKSNPKEYDASQASRQLESRRLSQLEAENIELKAKVRELESRLKRFGELSETLSEMGFMPR
- a CDS encoding recombinase family protein, coding for MSHLIGYARVSTIAQDLSSQVAALENAGCQKIFSGKYSGSSKDNDVQLQSLIDYVRDDDVVVVTRLDRLGRSLKAILRTIDRIHEKNASLKTLDGALDTSQRTALSQAIVSLIGVFAQLERDLIFDRTSEGRAAAIQAGQHMGRPPKIGANDRKQIRKRLKAESISKLSREFEVSRQTIMRIRDEK